Proteins encoded by one window of Vanacampus margaritifer isolate UIUO_Vmar chromosome 17, RoL_Vmar_1.0, whole genome shotgun sequence:
- the asb4 gene encoding ankyrin repeat and SOCS box protein 4 translates to MNLFILIPTFIYNVLHAVRRAFVPEPAGVAHVGRGPSCQEVQMENLSPRQLAVQQLKQRYLDALQTNNAQEVLWILRTKNLDIDTVLEVEDPSMVLASYKQGYWLPGYKLEKSWAMGLHVCVMYNAVETALALLEEGAAVNRMPNGKTPLHVACEVSSADFVTLLLAHGAKVNSLSLSGHAPLHYCITKESVECAKLLILKGAKVNLPSHNNEEDTPLHTAARFGVPELASLYLDHGAPVDFANSFQETPLMTAAFWAFDTKEQTYSQDHHLVCRILLDSKADVNLQEEDNKTALHKAAWNCDHILMQMLLEAGAGTRAMDINGCSPIQYLLKVTDVRHTASHENCYQLLLNHNAARIYPPQFHKVLQSCHNYPKVVEVMVNSYEHLKPTRKWRSAIPDECYKRHEEFYKSLFAVCTNAPRSLLHLTRCAIRGSMEGPCESGVAPLPLPSRMKKYLLLTPEGILY, encoded by the exons ATGAATCTCTTCATTCTCATTCCCACGTTCATCTACAATGTACTCCATGCTGTGCGGAGAGCGTTTGTGCCCGAGCCAGCTGGTGTTGCTCATGTAGGGCGAGGGCCCTCTTGTCAAGAGGTGCAAATGGAGAACTTGAGCCCGAGGCAACTGGCTGTCCAACAGCTGAAGCAACGGTACCTGGACGCCTTGCAGACCAACAACGCGCAGGAGGTCCTCTGGATCCTGCGCACCAAGAACCTGGATATAGACACTGTTCTGGAAGTGGAGGACCCCAGCATGGTCTTGGCCTCTTACAAACAAG GGTATTGGCTGCCAGGCTACAAACTGGAGAAGTCCTGGGCGATGGGTCttcatgtgtgtgtgatgtACAATGCCGTGGAAACGGCCCTGGCGCTCCTTGAGGAAGGCGCGGCCGTCAACCGCATGCCCAACGGGAAGACGCCGCTGCACGTGGCCTGCGAGGTGTCCAGTGCCGATTTCGTGACTCTGCTTTTAGCCCACGGCGCAAAGGTCAACAGCTTGTCCTTGAGTGGACACGCACCGCTGCACTACTGCATCACCAAAGAGTCAGTGGAATGCGCCAAATTGCTCATCCTCAAAG GTGCGAAGGTGAACCTGCCCAGTCACAACAATGAGGAGGACACACCACTACACACTGCAGCCAGATTTGGGGTTCCAGAACTGGCGTCGCTCTATTTGGACCATGGAGCCCCCGTGGATTTTGCCAACTCTTTCCAAGAGACCCCCCTGATGACTGCCGCCTTTTGGGCGTTTGACACCAAAGAGCAAACCTACAGCCAAGATCACCATCTAGTCTGTCGCATCCTGTTGGACAGCAAAGCAG ATGTCAACCTTCAAGAGGAGGACAACAAAACGGCTCTTCACAAGGCGGCCTGGAACTGCGATCACATCCTGATGCAGATGCTGCTAGAAGCCGGAGCGGGCACACGAGCCATGGACATCAACGGTTGTTCTCCCATCCAGTATCTCCTCAAAGTTACCGATGTACGGCACACGGCCTCACATGAAAACTGCTACCAGCTGCTGCTTAACCACAACGCGGCCAGGATCTACCCACCTCAGTTTCACAAG GTGTTGCAGTCCTGCCACAACTACCCGAAAGTTGTAGAGGTGATGGTCAACTCGTATGAACACTTAAAGCCGACAAGGAAGTGGAGAAGTGCCATCCCAGATGAATGCTACAAG CGACATGAAGAATTCTACAAGTCCTTGTTTGCCGTTTGCACGAACGCCCCTCGCAGCTTGTTGCATCTGACCAGATGCGCCATCAGAGGCAGCATGGAAGGCCCCTGCGAGAGTGGAGTTGCCCCACTCCCTTTGCCATCAAGAATGAAGAAGTACTTGCTGTTGACACCAGAGGGGATACTGTATTGA